The Lagopus muta isolate bLagMut1 chromosome 4, bLagMut1 primary, whole genome shotgun sequence genome has a window encoding:
- the C4H2orf81 gene encoding uncharacterized protein C2orf81 homolog, whose protein sequence is METAAPSDDVRGRRRVAVTSLQSAEIRERRCRGDRDAALRGEAMASRERTAAARQRGDKTRTPSAAPPDAAPGRLCEAQWLSVLAAEERDDVVGDAVAELLGAVVERCFQAELDRQCVPFAVSQARAELLREAAWRFPVRDEGDAELEAAGAWQEDEEPPPGATDAWAEGAVPTLRVCPAAGHAEVSSTDTDAVPSEAEGGGVPLPSPTPLVQDEVLDAPQPSEGSGSPPVPALLPAPLSRSTARPRRLPGIKHPGPRVWAEISDAAEAEEQGVPQPPSCSDLMAMWARKSPRSEGWACDRRSTALLHPSTLRIRPHVEVLEPGADIERQSRPLRHRRQPRGSSGQDVGPGASRSPRGLAAVEAPRLLPPIAGAGQPGSSRSPVLDSLLGTVRLAPGVTIRHGGSEGRGLRLPVSRADAEEETGEAKRDLRPLRPTLPFPAIAVSQVTGNGTP, encoded by the exons ATGGAGACGGCGGCGCCGAGCGATGACGTAAGGGGGCGGAGGCGCGTCGCGGTGACGTCATTACAGAGCGCCGAGATTCGGGAGCGACGTTGCCGTGGAGACCGAGACGCCGCCCTGCGGGGAGAG GCCATGGCCTCCCGCGAGCGCACGGCCGCCGCCCGGCAGCGCGGGGACAAAACGCGGACCCCCAGCGCCGCTCCTCCGGACGCGGCCCCCGGGCGGCTGTGCGAGGCGCAGTGGCTGTCCGTGCTGGCGGCCGAGGAGCGGGACGACGTCGTAGGGGACGCGGTGGCCGAGCTGCTGGGAGCCGTCGTGGAGCGCTGCTTCCAGGCCGAGCTGGACCGGCAG TGCGTGCCGTTCGCCGTGAGCCAGGCGAGGGCCGAGCTGCTGCGGGAGGCCGCGTGGCGCTTCCCGGTGCGGGACGAAGGCGACGCGGAGCTGGAGGCGGCCGGTGCGTGGCAGGAGGACGAGGAGCCCCCGCCGGGTGCCACCGACGCCTGGGCTGAGGGTGCCGTGCCCACCCTGCGAGTGTGTCCGGCCGCAGGGCACGCAGAG GTCTCCAGCACCGACACGGACGCCGTCCCATCCGAGGCTGAGGGGGGCGGCGTGCCACTGCCCTCCCCGACACCGTTGGTGCAGGATGAGGTGCTCGACGCTCCCCAGCCCTCCGAGGGATCTGGCAGCCCCCccgtgccagccctgctgccggCCCCGCTCAGCCGCAGCACGGCCCGGCCCCGGCGCCTGCCTGGCATCAAACACCCAGGGCCACGGGTGTGGGCGGAGATCAGCGATGCGGCGGAAGCTGAAGAGCAGGGAGTGCCACAGCCCCCCTCCTGCAGCGACCTGATGGCGATGTGGGCACGGAAATCTCCGCGCAGTGAGGGGTGGGCGTGCGATAGGCGCAGCACCGCTCTGCTGCACCCCTCCACGCTCCGGATCCGGCCCCACGTGGAGGTGTTGGAGCCGGGCGCAGACATCGAGCGGCAGTCGCGTCCCCTCCGGCACCGGCGGCAGCCCCGCGGCTCCTCTGGGCAGGATGTGGGGCCGGGTGCCTCGCGGTCGCCCCGAGGGCTGGCGGCTGTGGAGGCGCCGCGGCTCTTACCGCCCATCGCGGGGGCCGGGCAGCCCGGCAGCTCCCGATCTCCGGTGCTGGACTCCTTACTGGGCACCGTCCGGCTGGCTCCCGGTGTCACCATCAGGCACGGAGGCAGCGAGGGGCGCGGGCTGCGCCTCCCTGTGAGCAGAGCGGATGCGGAGGAGGAGACGGGAGAAGCCAAGAGGGACCTGAGGCCCCTCCGCCCCACTTTGCCCTTCCCTGCCATCGCGGTCAGCCAGGTCACCGGCAATGGCACACCTTGA
- the WDR54 gene encoding WD repeat-containing protein 54 encodes MYRREKSMALRGSSSALYNNLSVLLPPRGPLAFLGSVHGPAVTVLSATGDAAGRAQRQLQARAGGGASLVTQAAWCVLPARTLLVLTCQKGIQMYESDGSIMVYWHALDIAEPPPAQAAFARGISAAGERFICVGLSSGMVLVFDIPPKGTDIAVSEVLKEHRDAITDIAAELGQAPAGAGDLVTADDAGALCVWSSGEEFSLLNRIPAFGWTCSSVRLWNGIVAAGYGNGQIRLYDAATGGLRAEVGAHARWIYALDLAPATGKLLSGAEDSFVHVWKLSRNPDTDDVEVEHCHAECVTDTQICGARFCDPEGNSFAVTGYDLSEIFCYSRL; translated from the exons ATGTACCGCCGGGAGAAGAGCATGGCGCTGCGCGGCAGCTCCTCGGCGCTCTACAACAACCTGAGCGTGCTCCTCCCGCCCCGCGGGCCGCTCGCCTTCCTCGGCTCCGTGCACGGCCCCGCCGTCACCGTGCTCAGCGCCACCGGCGACGCGGCGGGCCGCGCCCAGCGGCAGCTCCAGGcccgggcgggcggcggggcttCGCTCGTCACGCAG GCTGCCTGGTGTGTCCTGCCGGCACGCACCCTGCTGGTGCTGACCTGTCAGAAAGGCATCCAG atGTACGAATCAGATGGCTCCATCATGGTGTATTGGCACGCGCTGGACATCGCAGAGCCCCCTCCAG CACAAGCCGCGTTTGCCCGAGGTATCTCTGCAGCAGGAGAACGTTTCATCTGCGTGG GGCTGTCCtctgggatggtgctggtgtTCGACATCCCCCCAAAAGGGACCGACATCGCGGTGAGCGAGGTGCTGAAGGAGCACCGCGACGCCATCACCGACATCGCCGCCGAGCTGGGCCAGGCGCCG GCCGGGGCCGGGGACCTGGTGACCGCTGACGACGCCGGGGCGCTGTGCGTGTGGAGCTCCGGCGAGGAATTCTCCCTGCTCAACAGGATCCCGGCCTTCGG CTGGACCTGCTCCTCCGTGCGGCTCTGGAACGGGATCGTGGCCGCCGGTTACGGCAACGGGCAGATCCGGCTGTACGACGCAGCGACGGGCGGCCTGCGTGCCGAGGTGGGCGCGCACGCCCGCTGGATTTACGCCCTGGACCTGGCACCGGCCACGGGAAAG ctgctgtcGGGTGCGGAGGACTCCTTCGTTCACGTGTGGAAGCTCAGCAGGAACCCGGACACCGACGACGTTGAG GTCGAGCACTGCCACGCTGAGTGCGTCACCGACACCCAGATCTGCGGAGCCCGGTTCTGTGACCCCGAGGGAAACTCCTTTGCGGTGACCGGCTACGACCTCAGCGAGATCTTCTGCTACAGCCGGCTGTAG
- the LOC125691835 gene encoding rho-related BTB domain-containing protein 2-like isoform X1, with the protein MDLDVDYERPNVETIKCVVVGDNAVGKTRLICARACNATLSQYQLLATHVPTVWAIDQYRVCQEVLERSRDVVDEVSVSLRLWDTFGDHHKDRRFAYGRSDVVVLCFSLANPNSLRHVKTMWYPEIKHFCPRTPIILVGCQLDLRYADLDAVNRARRPLAKPIRPTDILPPERGHEVAKELGVPYYETSVVAQFGIKDVFDNAIRAALISRRHLQFWKSHLKKMQRPLLQAPFLPPKPPPPVIRIPEPPASRAWGPAALFCTPLCADVVFQLQGGQRVFAHRVYLATSCSKFYDLFTLEGPLGTGKEPAARARSLDGERGALGEGPQVGLRAVQSDEALRAATGDGARDLSAWGRGFVSMRWEVVADPVAGREKRMTVVCMDRSVAPEPFRAVLEYLYTGRLERTCADLMQVATIAELLEVFDLRMMVANVLNKESFMNQEITKAFHVRRANRIKECLGKGVFADVVFRVDDGAVPAHKPLLIAGCDWMMAMFRGAFRESYAAEVSLPGTNCACLRAVLDFLYTGVFTPTPDLDAMELLILTNRLCLPRLQALTEQYAVDELLRAFMQQVEIDEQVLIYLEMTQFHNARQLAAWCLHYICTNYNSVCRRFPREMKFMSPENQAHFERHRWPPVWYLKEEDLYLRSKKEREREEQLQRKQHTRSKWCFWRPSPHVS; encoded by the exons ATGGACCTGGACGTGGATTACGAGCGGCCCAACGTCGAGACCATCAAGTGCGTGGTGGTGGGCGACAACGCGGTGGGCAAAACGCGCCTCATCTGCGCCCGCGCCTGCAACGCGACGCTGAGCCAATACCAGCTGCTGGCCACGCACGTGCCCACCGTGTGGGCCATCGACCAGTACCGCGTCTGCCAGGAG GTGCTGGAGCGCTCCCGCGATGTGGTGGACGAGGTCAGCGTGTCGCTGCGGCTCTGGGACACCTTCGGGGACCACCACAAGGACCGGCGCTTCGCCTACGGCAG GTCAGACGTGGTGGTGCTCTGCTTCTCGCTTGCCAACCCCAACTCCCTGCGCCACGTGAAGACCATGTGGTACCCTGAGATCAAACACTTCTGCCCGCGGACGCCCATCATCCTGGTGGGCTGCCAGCTGGACCTGCGCTACGCCGACCTGGACGCCGTCAACCGTGCCAGGCGGCCCTTGGCCAA GCCCATCCGACCCACGGACATCCTGCCCCCGGAGCGGGGCCACGAGGTGGCCAAGGAGCTGGGCGTCCCCTACTACGAGACCAGCGTGGTGGCCCAGTTCGGCATCAAGGACGTCTTTGACAACGCCATCCGCGCCGCGCTCATCTCCCGCCGCCACCTGCAGTTCTGGAAGTCCCACCTGAAGAAGATGCAGCGCCCGTTGCTGCAGGCGCCCTTCCtgccccccaaaccccccccgCCGGTCATCCGCATCCCCGAGCCGCCGGCCAGCCGCGCCTGGGGCCCCGCCGCGCTCTTCTGCACCCCGCTGTGCGCCGACGTCGTCTTCCAGCTGCAGGGCGGGCAGCGCGTCTTCGCGCACCGCGTCTACCTGGCCACCTCCTGCTCCAAGTTCTACGACCTCTTCACCCTGGAGGGGCCGCTGGGGACGGGCAAGGAGCCGGCCGCCCGCGCCCGCAGCCTGGACGGGGAGCGGGGGGCGCTGGGCGAGGGGCCGCAGGTCGGGCTGCGCGCCGTGCAGAGCGACGAGGCGCTGCGGGCGGCGACGGGGGATGGCGCTCGCGATCTGTCCGCGTGGGGCCGGGGCTTCGTCAGCATGCGCTGGGAGGTGGTGGCCGACCCGGTGGCCgggagggagaagaggatgACGGTGGTGTGCATGGACCGCTCGGTGGCGCCGGAGCCGTTCCGCGCCGTGCTGGAGTACCTCTACACCGGGCGGCTGGAGCGGACGTGCGCTGACCTGATGCAGGTGGCCACCATCGCCGAGCTGCTGGAGGTGTTCGACCTGCGCATGATGGTGGCCAACGTGCTCAACAAGGAGAGCTTCATGAACCAGGAGATCACCAAAGCCTTCCATGTGCGCCGTGCCAACCGCATCAAGGAGTGCCTGGGGAAGGGCGTCTTTGCAG ACGTGGTGTTCCGCGTGGACGACGGGGCCGTGCCGGCGCACAAACCCCTGCTGATAGCCGGCTGCGACTGGATGATGGCCATGTTCCGGGGGGCGTTCCGGGAGAGCTACGCTGCCGAG GTCTCCCTGCCGGGCACCAACTGCGCCTGCCTGCGTGCCGTCCTCGATTTCCTCTACACCGGGGTCTTCACGCCCACACCCGACCTCGACGCCATGGAGCTGCTCATCCTCACCAACCGCCTCTGCCTGCCCCGGCTGCAGGCGCTCACAG AGCAGTACGCCGTGGATGAGCTGCTCCGCGCCTTCATGCAGCAGGTGGAGATCGACGAGCAGGTGCTCATCTACCTGGAGATGACTCAG TTCCACAACGCCCGGCAGCTGGCCGCCTGGTGCCTGCACTACATCTGCACCAACTACAACAGCGTGTGCCGCCGCTTCCCCCGAGAGATGAAGTTCATGTCCCCGG AGAACCAGGCGCACTTCGAGAGGCACCGCTGGCCGCCGGTGTGGTACCTGAAGGAGGAGGACCTGTACCTGCGCTCCAAGAAGGAGCGGGAGCGCGAGGAGCAGCTGCAGCGCAAGCAGCACACCCGCAGCAAGTGGTGCTTCTGGCGGCCCTCGCCCCACGTCTCCTGA
- the LOC125691835 gene encoding rho-related BTB domain-containing protein 2-like isoform X2 codes for MWYPEIKHFCPRTPIILVGCQLDLRYADLDAVNRARRPLAKPIRPTDILPPERGHEVAKELGVPYYETSVVAQFGIKDVFDNAIRAALISRRHLQFWKSHLKKMQRPLLQAPFLPPKPPPPVIRIPEPPASRAWGPAALFCTPLCADVVFQLQGGQRVFAHRVYLATSCSKFYDLFTLEGPLGTGKEPAARARSLDGERGALGEGPQVGLRAVQSDEALRAATGDGARDLSAWGRGFVSMRWEVVADPVAGREKRMTVVCMDRSVAPEPFRAVLEYLYTGRLERTCADLMQVATIAELLEVFDLRMMVANVLNKESFMNQEITKAFHVRRANRIKECLGKGVFADVVFRVDDGAVPAHKPLLIAGCDWMMAMFRGAFRESYAAEVSLPGTNCACLRAVLDFLYTGVFTPTPDLDAMELLILTNRLCLPRLQALTEQYAVDELLRAFMQQVEIDEQVLIYLEMTQFHNARQLAAWCLHYICTNYNSVCRRFPREMKFMSPENQAHFERHRWPPVWYLKEEDLYLRSKKEREREEQLQRKQHTRSKWCFWRPSPHVS; via the exons ATGTGGTACCCTGAGATCAAACACTTCTGCCCGCGGACGCCCATCATCCTGGTGGGCTGCCAGCTGGACCTGCGCTACGCCGACCTGGACGCCGTCAACCGTGCCAGGCGGCCCTTGGCCAA GCCCATCCGACCCACGGACATCCTGCCCCCGGAGCGGGGCCACGAGGTGGCCAAGGAGCTGGGCGTCCCCTACTACGAGACCAGCGTGGTGGCCCAGTTCGGCATCAAGGACGTCTTTGACAACGCCATCCGCGCCGCGCTCATCTCCCGCCGCCACCTGCAGTTCTGGAAGTCCCACCTGAAGAAGATGCAGCGCCCGTTGCTGCAGGCGCCCTTCCtgccccccaaaccccccccgCCGGTCATCCGCATCCCCGAGCCGCCGGCCAGCCGCGCCTGGGGCCCCGCCGCGCTCTTCTGCACCCCGCTGTGCGCCGACGTCGTCTTCCAGCTGCAGGGCGGGCAGCGCGTCTTCGCGCACCGCGTCTACCTGGCCACCTCCTGCTCCAAGTTCTACGACCTCTTCACCCTGGAGGGGCCGCTGGGGACGGGCAAGGAGCCGGCCGCCCGCGCCCGCAGCCTGGACGGGGAGCGGGGGGCGCTGGGCGAGGGGCCGCAGGTCGGGCTGCGCGCCGTGCAGAGCGACGAGGCGCTGCGGGCGGCGACGGGGGATGGCGCTCGCGATCTGTCCGCGTGGGGCCGGGGCTTCGTCAGCATGCGCTGGGAGGTGGTGGCCGACCCGGTGGCCgggagggagaagaggatgACGGTGGTGTGCATGGACCGCTCGGTGGCGCCGGAGCCGTTCCGCGCCGTGCTGGAGTACCTCTACACCGGGCGGCTGGAGCGGACGTGCGCTGACCTGATGCAGGTGGCCACCATCGCCGAGCTGCTGGAGGTGTTCGACCTGCGCATGATGGTGGCCAACGTGCTCAACAAGGAGAGCTTCATGAACCAGGAGATCACCAAAGCCTTCCATGTGCGCCGTGCCAACCGCATCAAGGAGTGCCTGGGGAAGGGCGTCTTTGCAG ACGTGGTGTTCCGCGTGGACGACGGGGCCGTGCCGGCGCACAAACCCCTGCTGATAGCCGGCTGCGACTGGATGATGGCCATGTTCCGGGGGGCGTTCCGGGAGAGCTACGCTGCCGAG GTCTCCCTGCCGGGCACCAACTGCGCCTGCCTGCGTGCCGTCCTCGATTTCCTCTACACCGGGGTCTTCACGCCCACACCCGACCTCGACGCCATGGAGCTGCTCATCCTCACCAACCGCCTCTGCCTGCCCCGGCTGCAGGCGCTCACAG AGCAGTACGCCGTGGATGAGCTGCTCCGCGCCTTCATGCAGCAGGTGGAGATCGACGAGCAGGTGCTCATCTACCTGGAGATGACTCAG TTCCACAACGCCCGGCAGCTGGCCGCCTGGTGCCTGCACTACATCTGCACCAACTACAACAGCGTGTGCCGCCGCTTCCCCCGAGAGATGAAGTTCATGTCCCCGG AGAACCAGGCGCACTTCGAGAGGCACCGCTGGCCGCCGGTGTGGTACCTGAAGGAGGAGGACCTGTACCTGCGCTCCAAGAAGGAGCGGGAGCGCGAGGAGCAGCTGCAGCGCAAGCAGCACACCCGCAGCAAGTGGTGCTTCTGGCGGCCCTCGCCCCACGTCTCCTGA